A stretch of the Sulfolobus acidocaldarius SUSAZ genome encodes the following:
- a CDS encoding 30S ribosomal protein S27, producing MVRVPKNNNENQSKAVVRTYYEIEQDSIKLKNKKCPRCGSIMAHHMKPLERWACGKCGYTEFIGKSR from the coding sequence GTGGTAAGAGTGCCCAAAAACAACAATGAAAATCAATCTAAAGCTGTAGTAAGAACTTATTATGAAATAGAACAAGATTCAATAAAGCTAAAGAATAAAAAATGTCCTAGATGCGGTAGTATCATGGCTCATCACATGAAGCCTTTGGAGCGATGGGCATGCGGTAAATGTGGCTATACCGAATTTATAGGTAAATCCAGATGA
- a CDS encoding protein kinase (universal genome maintenance protein; Kae1/Qri7/OSGEP/YgjD family protein; in Archaea, some Kae1 are found as fusion proteins similar to two distinct proteins in yeast that are involved in the KEOPS complex; kinase associated endopeptidase 1 (Kae1) and a serine/threonine protein kinase (Bud32); in Pyrococcus Kae1 has atypical AP endonuclease activity and inhibits the kinase activity of Bud32): protein MIILGIESTAHTFGVGIVKEENNNIKFLANVKDTYIPPQGGMKPSELARHHVEQAPIIVKKALHEAKVNMKDIDGIAVALGPGIGPALRVGATVARALALSFNKKLIPVNHGIAHIEIGIYSTNAKDPLILYLSGGNTIISIFFDRKYRVFGETLDIALGNMIDVFVREAGLAPPYVVNGVHQIDICADKGREYVELPYIVKGQDMSYSGLLTAALKLLNKRNLPDICYSVREIAFDMLLEATERAMALTGKNEILVVGGVAASVSLKSKLEKLAADRGAELKIVPSQYSGDNGAMIAYTGLLAAKHRVFIPIEKSIIRPRWRIDKVDISWR from the coding sequence ATGATAATATTAGGAATAGAGAGTACGGCTCATACTTTTGGTGTAGGTATAGTCAAAGAAGAAAACAATAATATCAAATTTTTAGCTAATGTTAAGGATACTTACATACCGCCACAAGGTGGTATGAAACCATCAGAGTTAGCTAGACATCATGTTGAACAAGCACCTATTATAGTGAAGAAAGCTTTACATGAAGCCAAAGTAAATATGAAAGATATAGATGGCATAGCGGTAGCTTTAGGTCCAGGTATAGGTCCTGCATTGAGAGTAGGTGCTACGGTTGCTAGAGCATTAGCTTTATCTTTCAATAAGAAACTTATCCCTGTAAATCACGGAATAGCTCACATAGAAATTGGTATATACTCTACGAATGCAAAAGATCCTCTTATCCTATATCTTTCAGGAGGAAACACTATAATCTCTATCTTCTTTGATAGAAAATATAGAGTTTTCGGAGAAACACTAGACATCGCATTAGGTAATATGATCGACGTATTTGTGAGAGAAGCTGGACTTGCTCCTCCCTATGTTGTAAATGGTGTTCACCAAATAGATATTTGTGCAGACAAAGGTAGGGAGTATGTTGAACTACCATACATAGTGAAAGGACAAGATATGTCTTATTCAGGTTTACTAACTGCAGCCCTAAAGCTGCTAAACAAGAGAAATTTACCAGATATCTGCTATAGTGTCAGAGAAATAGCTTTTGACATGCTATTGGAGGCTACCGAGAGAGCAATGGCTCTTACGGGAAAAAATGAAATTCTAGTAGTGGGTGGTGTTGCAGCTAGTGTTAGTCTAAAGAGTAAACTTGAGAAATTAGCTGCTGATAGGGGGGCTGAGCTAAAAATAGTTCCTTCACAATATTCCGGTGATAATGGTGCAATGATAGCTTATACAGGATTATTGGCGGCTAAACACAGAGTATTTATACCTATAGAAAAGTCCATAATAAGACCAAGGTGGAGAATAGATAAAGTTGATATATCATGGAGATAG
- a CDS encoding serine/threonine protein kinase (in Archaea, some Bud32-like proteins are found as fusion proteins similar to two distinct proteins in yeast that are involved in the KEOPS complex; kinase associated endopeptidase 1 (Kae1) and a serine/threonine protein kinase (Bud32); in Pyrococcus Kae1 has atypical AP endonuclease activity and inhibits the kinase activity of Bud32) produces the protein MEIVREIKRGAEAIIYEGYFAGIHAVFKKRIKKSYRNDIVDRAINESRTKLEAKMIYSALKSGVNVPAILLVDPIQFLIVMEYIEGTTLRDIFNQGRNLRELGKEMGLMISLLHKANIIHGDLTTTNMIYTDEGLFLIDFGLAKKSNDIEDFATDIHVLLRSLESVHSHFKDEIFEGFKEGYSTMMDSDKVIEKMKEIRMRGRYVEERRKKRDNTSHVQ, from the coding sequence ATGGAGATAGTCAGAGAGATAAAAAGAGGAGCGGAAGCTATAATATATGAAGGGTATTTTGCAGGCATACATGCTGTGTTTAAAAAAAGGATAAAAAAGAGTTATAGAAACGATATTGTTGATAGAGCCATTAATGAGAGCAGAACCAAATTGGAAGCTAAAATGATATACTCAGCTCTAAAATCTGGGGTAAATGTACCAGCAATACTTTTGGTTGATCCTATACAATTCCTGATAGTAATGGAATATATAGAGGGTACTACACTAAGGGATATATTTAATCAAGGAAGAAACTTAAGGGAGTTAGGAAAAGAAATGGGCTTAATGATATCTCTTCTTCATAAGGCTAATATAATCCACGGAGATCTAACTACGACAAATATGATATACACAGATGAAGGATTATTTCTAATTGATTTCGGACTTGCTAAGAAAAGTAATGATATTGAGGATTTTGCAACAGATATTCATGTTTTATTGAGATCCCTAGAAAGTGTTCACAGTCATTTTAAAGATGAAATATTTGAAGGATTCAAGGAAGGATACTCTACCATGATGGACTCAGATAAAGTTATAGAAAAAATGAAGGAGATTAGAATGAGGGGAAGATACGTTGAAGAAAGAAGAAAAAAGAGAGATAATACTAGTCACGTCCAATGA
- a CDS encoding 30S ribosomal protein S25, with protein sequence MGGASKKPIGTIEKRVKKMEEEQQKKGQKRATSKTGKEITSKSITIDKDTVSKVQEELKKEKIITPYALASKINVTISVAKKILEELERQGMLAKVTKNRRIVVYQLNS encoded by the coding sequence ATGGGCGGAGCAAGTAAAAAGCCAATCGGTACAATAGAAAAAAGAGTAAAGAAAATGGAGGAAGAACAGCAGAAAAAAGGACAGAAAAGAGCCACTTCAAAGACAGGTAAAGAAATAACATCTAAATCTATAACGATAGACAAAGATACTGTATCCAAAGTACAAGAGGAATTAAAGAAAGAGAAAATTATAACACCGTATGCGCTGGCAAGCAAAATAAATGTGACAATTAGTGTAGCTAAAAAGATTCTTGAGGAACTAGAAAGACAAGGGATGCTTGCGAAAGTTACAAAAAACAGAAGAATTGTAGTTTATCAATTAAATTCTTAA
- a CDS encoding aldo/keto reductase: MRTRTISNTGIEISELGIGLWSLVTKEWGADVNKAEDILRRAFELGINFYDTADVYGEGLGERILAKVFSSKRDRVVILTKIGLDFYHNSVNGKYPRNYSLDYLSFAFEKSLERLNTDYVDILMIHNPKINDIRNKKLYDFLDSLRKDGKARVIGVALGPTLGWGEEGLEAIKMGYGSLEYIYNLIELRPGIEFLNYDIAHFVRVPHASDALNESKWPIYNVPKFHRRYKDINWINKAIERSRDLISFARSKQMTLAELALKFILYNRRVTSVIPNIASISELEEFAKVENLEELTETEYDYLYSYSIQNYRDLNDESIEETKQYK, from the coding sequence ATGAGAACAAGAACTATAAGTAATACAGGGATCGAGATTTCTGAGCTAGGGATTGGGCTTTGGAGTTTGGTGACGAAAGAATGGGGTGCTGACGTTAATAAGGCTGAAGACATACTAAGACGTGCTTTTGAATTAGGGATTAACTTTTATGATACTGCCGATGTATACGGAGAAGGATTAGGAGAAAGGATTTTAGCTAAAGTATTCTCGTCTAAGCGAGATAGAGTAGTGATTTTAACTAAAATAGGATTAGACTTCTATCATAACTCGGTAAATGGGAAATACCCTCGAAACTACAGTCTTGATTATCTATCATTTGCTTTTGAAAAAAGCCTTGAACGTTTGAACACAGACTATGTTGATATACTTATGATTCACAACCCTAAAATAAATGATATAAGGAATAAAAAACTGTACGACTTTTTGGATAGCCTGAGGAAGGACGGTAAAGCACGGGTTATAGGTGTAGCTTTAGGTCCAACATTGGGATGGGGTGAGGAAGGATTAGAGGCAATAAAAATGGGATATGGCTCTCTTGAATATATATACAACTTAATTGAACTAAGACCAGGAATCGAGTTCTTGAACTATGACATAGCCCATTTTGTTAGAGTTCCTCATGCATCAGACGCTTTAAATGAATCCAAGTGGCCTATATATAATGTTCCTAAATTTCATAGAAGATATAAGGATATAAACTGGATAAATAAAGCAATTGAAAGATCAAGAGACCTTATATCATTTGCAAGGTCTAAACAAATGACTCTAGCTGAATTAGCACTTAAGTTCATTTTATATAATAGGAGAGTTACCTCAGTAATTCCCAATATAGCATCTATTAGTGAATTAGAAGAATTTGCAAAAGTTGAAAATTTGGAAGAATTAACCGAAACAGAATACGATTATCTGTATTCTTACTCAATACAAAATTATAGAGATTTAAACGACGAGAGTATTGAGGAGACTAAACAGTATAAGTAG
- a CDS encoding reverse gyrase — MQSLSDIPPSIYLFSCPNCGRSISTYRLLLGSVCNICLEDDKEYKNIGDLIKDIEKQGNLIKLKDIQRVLDDYESFVSIFKRLLGFPPFGPQKSWIYRLLSGESFAIIAPPGLGKTTFGLISSIYLYLRGKKSILVFPTKSLVRQAIDKLSSYIQNLAEIKENPPKVIYYYSGMSASERKEADEGLQSKIFDIFISTNRFLIDNIDQISSTSYQFLFVDDVDTALKSSKSAQAILKLLGFTPNDQDKIKETLKKYRENTQKNEQNEYIFEEIDKIRKDRLASKTVIFSSATLNRSNPILTSLVGFKPGSSVIYIRKVYDMYVKQPDKEQETFNLIKSLLHKLGDGGLIFVPVDKKQEYIKRLQSELSNEFNVAAITSTSATKIDDFANGEIDVLIGSATHYGILVRGLDLPWRVKYSIFVGIPKFKFRLGEKVNLLTLSRLLSLIALITKDQEVIYISRRVKDKIRRLSPAALTMLSVQAKEGKLEDNILLKAYDLLNKYLSNQNVLKRISEIGDFVLSPDNDILIPDYLTYVQASGRTSRIYAGDVTTGLSVLLVDDFNLFRLLNKKLQYILDDIQWRELDVEKWTAGDVEIKYLISKINEERNEISKLKNEGNVAPALQKVKTVLLVVESPNKAKTISSFFSRPSIRQIGNMRVYETVLGDKVLMVTASGGHVYDLTTQDMGIYGVDIMKQNSSLVFIPIYNSIKKCENNHQFTDFFESNKCPRCMTTKVRYDSLKSINVLRNLAVEADEVLIGTDPDTEGEKIAWDLYLALRPYNSNIRRAEFHEVTRKAILQAINQPREFNVNLVKSQLVRRIEDRWIGFKLSSILQTRFWPEYCKSLSSNKQLNCNENKNLSAGRVQTPVLSWIVGRYTEYQRNKSRVYYGKIDQLQDIVIYVPKQDGVRKNSKIVVVFNDINQLEEEFGPLPPYTTDTLLSESNNFFGLSAPETMRIAQDLFELGLITYHRTDSNRISNTGISVAENYLKDVLGNKYTNIFKPRSWGDGGAHEGIRPTKPIDVEQLRLLIEEGELELAKKLTNNHFKVYDIIFRRFISSQIIPLKVRKEIVKIELYGENKKEKINSNQNIIEVITGITLPGIDTEISKFAYVPVRNVSRSVAERLRELGRSIPAEFSIEISNSFIKSTVNLYTQADLVMEMKNKKIGRPSTYATIIGTILRRGYVLESLKTKKLIPTRLGVEVNKYLNENYGRFVSEDRTRKLLQLMDMVEAGQEKYEEVLKQVYEEINEIR, encoded by the coding sequence GTGCAGTCTTTGAGTGATATTCCACCCTCAATATATTTATTCTCATGTCCTAATTGTGGGAGATCTATTTCGACATATAGGTTACTTCTAGGATCAGTATGCAATATATGTCTAGAGGACGATAAAGAATATAAAAATATTGGGGACTTAATAAAGGACATAGAAAAACAGGGGAATTTAATTAAATTGAAAGATATTCAGAGAGTGCTAGATGATTATGAAAGTTTTGTTTCTATATTTAAGAGATTATTAGGCTTTCCACCCTTCGGTCCTCAAAAAAGTTGGATATATAGGTTGCTAAGCGGAGAGAGCTTTGCAATAATAGCTCCTCCTGGTTTAGGCAAAACCACCTTTGGTCTTATTTCATCTATTTACCTCTATTTAAGAGGCAAGAAATCAATATTAGTGTTCCCAACTAAAAGCCTTGTAAGGCAAGCTATTGATAAATTATCCTCTTATATACAAAATCTAGCCGAGATAAAGGAGAATCCTCCAAAAGTCATTTATTATTACTCAGGAATGTCAGCTTCAGAGAGAAAAGAGGCAGATGAAGGATTACAGTCAAAGATATTTGATATTTTCATATCTACAAATAGATTTTTGATTGATAATATAGACCAGATTTCCTCAACTAGTTATCAGTTCTTATTTGTAGACGATGTGGATACCGCATTGAAGTCTAGCAAGAGTGCACAGGCTATTCTTAAATTATTAGGATTTACGCCTAATGACCAAGACAAAATTAAAGAGACTTTGAAAAAATATAGAGAAAATACTCAGAAAAATGAACAAAATGAATACATTTTTGAGGAAATAGATAAAATTAGAAAAGATAGGTTAGCATCAAAGACTGTTATATTTTCGTCAGCAACCTTAAATCGTAGTAATCCAATTTTGACGTCATTAGTGGGATTTAAGCCAGGAAGTTCAGTGATATATATTAGAAAAGTATATGACATGTATGTTAAGCAGCCTGATAAAGAACAAGAGACTTTTAACCTAATTAAATCTCTCCTGCATAAGTTGGGCGACGGCGGATTAATATTTGTGCCAGTAGACAAAAAACAAGAATATATTAAAAGATTACAAAGTGAGTTAAGTAATGAGTTCAATGTAGCTGCCATAACCTCGACATCAGCAACTAAAATAGATGATTTCGCTAATGGTGAAATAGACGTATTAATCGGTTCTGCAACCCATTACGGTATTCTTGTAAGAGGGTTAGATCTTCCCTGGAGGGTAAAGTACTCAATATTTGTCGGAATACCTAAGTTCAAGTTCAGATTAGGAGAAAAGGTAAATCTACTCACTTTAAGTCGATTATTAAGTTTGATAGCGCTCATTACAAAGGATCAAGAAGTTATATATATATCAAGAAGAGTTAAGGATAAAATACGAAGGCTATCTCCTGCAGCATTAACCATGTTATCAGTTCAGGCAAAGGAAGGTAAACTAGAGGATAATATATTACTTAAAGCATATGATTTGTTGAATAAGTATCTTAGTAATCAAAATGTCCTGAAGAGAATAAGCGAGATAGGCGATTTCGTATTATCTCCTGATAATGACATATTAATTCCAGACTATCTTACCTATGTTCAGGCTAGCGGAAGAACGTCCAGGATATATGCAGGAGATGTTACCACTGGTCTATCTGTTCTATTAGTCGATGATTTTAATTTGTTTAGACTTCTAAATAAAAAGTTGCAATATATATTAGATGATATACAATGGCGAGAATTAGATGTTGAAAAGTGGACAGCAGGAGACGTGGAAATAAAGTATCTAATTTCAAAAATTAATGAAGAGAGGAATGAGATATCGAAACTGAAAAATGAGGGTAATGTGGCGCCTGCACTGCAAAAAGTTAAGACTGTTCTTCTAGTTGTAGAATCTCCCAATAAAGCTAAAACTATATCCAGTTTCTTTTCAAGACCTAGTATTAGGCAAATTGGAAATATGAGAGTATATGAGACAGTGCTAGGTGATAAAGTTCTCATGGTTACAGCATCTGGTGGTCATGTTTACGACTTAACGACTCAGGACATGGGTATTTATGGAGTAGATATAATGAAACAGAATTCCTCTTTAGTCTTCATTCCTATATATAATAGTATAAAGAAGTGTGAAAACAATCATCAGTTTACCGATTTCTTTGAATCAAATAAGTGTCCTAGGTGTATGACAACAAAGGTGCGCTACGATAGTTTGAAATCTATAAACGTTTTAAGGAATTTAGCCGTAGAGGCTGACGAGGTGTTAATAGGCACTGATCCTGATACAGAAGGTGAGAAAATAGCATGGGATCTGTATTTAGCTTTAAGACCTTACAACAGTAATATCAGGAGAGCTGAATTTCATGAAGTAACCAGAAAAGCTATATTACAAGCTATTAATCAGCCTAGAGAATTTAACGTAAATTTAGTTAAATCACAATTGGTAAGAAGAATCGAGGATAGATGGATAGGGTTTAAACTATCGTCAATATTACAGACTAGGTTTTGGCCTGAATATTGTAAATCTCTATCATCGAATAAACAGCTTAACTGTAATGAAAATAAGAATCTGAGTGCAGGCAGGGTTCAAACTCCTGTCTTAAGCTGGATAGTTGGCAGGTACACCGAATATCAGAGAAATAAGAGTAGGGTATATTATGGAAAGATAGACCAGTTGCAAGATATAGTTATCTACGTACCTAAGCAAGATGGTGTTAGAAAGAATAGTAAAATTGTTGTAGTTTTTAATGATATTAATCAATTGGAGGAAGAGTTTGGTCCTCTACCGCCATATACCACAGATACATTACTTTCTGAATCTAACAATTTCTTTGGTCTTTCTGCACCAGAGACCATGAGAATTGCTCAAGATCTTTTTGAACTTGGACTTATAACTTATCATAGAACTGATAGTAACAGGATATCAAATACTGGAATTAGTGTAGCAGAGAACTATTTGAAAGATGTTCTTGGCAATAAGTACACTAATATTTTTAAACCAAGAAGTTGGGGAGACGGCGGAGCTCATGAAGGGATTAGACCAACTAAACCTATCGATGTAGAACAACTAAGATTGTTAATAGAGGAGGGTGAGTTAGAGTTAGCGAAAAAATTAACTAATAATCATTTCAAAGTCTATGATATAATATTTAGACGATTTATTTCTAGTCAAATAATTCCTTTAAAAGTTCGCAAAGAAATTGTTAAAATAGAATTATATGGCGAAAATAAGAAAGAAAAAATAAATAGTAATCAAAATATAATAGAAGTTATAACGGGGATTACTTTGCCCGGTATCGATACTGAAATCTCTAAATTTGCATATGTACCCGTAAGGAATGTATCAAGGTCCGTTGCAGAGAGGTTGAGGGAACTTGGTCGTTCAATACCAGCAGAGTTTTCAATTGAAATTTCCAATTCGTTTATCAAAAGCACAGTTAATTTATATACTCAGGCAGATTTAGTTATGGAGATGAAGAATAAAAAGATCGGCAGACCTAGTACTTATGCAACAATTATAGGTACTATTCTTAGAAGAGGTTATGTCTTAGAAAGTCTTAAAACTAAAAAATTAATACCAACAAGGCTAGGCGTAGAGGTCAATAAGTATTTAAATGAAAATTACGGTAGATTTGTTTCAGAGGATAGAACAAGAAAATTGTTACAGTTGATGGATATGGTTGAGGCGGGTCAAGAAAAATATGAAGAAGTGTTGAAGCAAGTTTATGAAGAAATAAACGAAATACGGTGA
- a CDS encoding protein L-isoaspartate methyltransferase has protein sequence MPLNEGDPVVIWVDPKRIYLVKLIQNKVFSTDKGYIDLGKLIGLEYGSEILLSTGIKAYLLKPTPIDLYRGLKRLSQVLYPKDIGYIIYSSGVQPGSTVVEAGTGSGFLTLSLAYFLGNSTKIVTYDVREDMQDIAKRNASYLGLSDRIIFKLKDIREGIEEVNVDAIFLDMPDPWNAMETVRKALKPSGSLIIFVPTVNQIEKVIPSLTDFVDVHAEELIIREYQMKENAVRPRNIGVIHTGYIIRGRKRIKVS, from the coding sequence ATGCCATTAAATGAAGGAGATCCTGTAGTAATATGGGTTGATCCAAAAAGAATATATTTAGTTAAGCTAATCCAAAACAAGGTTTTTAGTACAGATAAGGGCTACATTGATCTAGGTAAATTAATAGGCTTAGAATATGGTTCAGAAATACTGCTTTCAACTGGGATTAAGGCATATTTACTGAAGCCAACGCCTATAGATCTATACAGAGGATTGAAAAGACTATCACAAGTATTGTATCCAAAAGATATAGGATATATAATCTACTCTTCAGGCGTTCAACCAGGGAGTACTGTTGTGGAAGCAGGAACAGGTTCAGGATTCCTTACTCTTTCACTTGCATATTTTTTAGGTAATTCGACAAAAATCGTAACTTATGACGTTAGGGAAGATATGCAAGATATTGCCAAAAGGAATGCGTCCTATTTAGGACTCTCAGATAGAATAATATTTAAGTTAAAGGATATAAGGGAAGGTATAGAAGAGGTCAATGTAGATGCAATATTCTTAGATATGCCAGACCCTTGGAATGCAATGGAGACTGTGAGAAAAGCACTGAAGCCCTCTGGATCCTTAATCATATTTGTTCCCACTGTAAATCAAATAGAAAAAGTAATACCATCACTAACTGATTTCGTAGACGTTCATGCGGAGGAGTTAATAATAAGGGAGTATCAAATGAAGGAGAATGCTGTTAGACCAAGAAATATAGGAGTAATCCATACTGGATATATAATTAGAGGAAGAAAACGAATAAAAGTGAGTTAA
- a CDS encoding CopG family transcripitonal regulator — protein MRIITVKLPEQFLEAIDELVNTGRYTSRSEVIRLALNDFIRKELWVSDSK, from the coding sequence ATGAGAATAATTACAGTAAAGCTTCCGGAGCAATTCCTAGAAGCCATAGACGAGTTGGTAAACACGGGAAGGTATACATCTAGAAGTGAAGTTATAAGACTTGCATTAAATGATTTTATAAGGAAGGAACTATGGGTAAGTGATAGTAAGTGA
- a CDS encoding 30S ribosomal protein S24, with the protein MSQQIKIKVSDKVEGIVERDIQNNVANRRELYIKLFHIGSGTPSRKELVKAIASTFSTTEDLVVIKKVFTNYGSGISYARVNVYKDKDSLQKLEPQYLIGRDTGQKIKKGGKSAQKQQ; encoded by the coding sequence ATGTCTCAACAAATCAAAATTAAGGTCTCAGATAAGGTTGAAGGTATAGTTGAAAGAGATATTCAAAATAATGTTGCCAACAGAAGAGAACTATACATTAAACTCTTTCACATAGGTTCTGGAACTCCATCAAGGAAAGAGCTAGTGAAAGCTATAGCCTCTACATTTAGTACAACTGAGGATCTTGTGGTAATAAAAAAGGTATTTACAAACTATGGATCTGGAATAAGTTATGCAAGAGTGAATGTATACAAAGATAAGGATAGTCTCCAAAAACTTGAACCGCAATATTTAATAGGAAGAGATACTGGGCAAAAGATAAAGAAGGGTGGTAAGAGTGCCCAAAAACAACAATGA
- a CDS encoding nitrilase: MLIGLLHLRLKEASRKANIEKARRLIKVAKEKGAKLVVLPSLFPIGNLFEVYENEKKSRSVIRNLAEKIPGSISEMLINLAMEGEVHLMAGPILEQAGPKIFLTSLIISPQGEIIGKYRKVIISEKDTRLGISSGKEPMFLSLDKRYGIISEDDLFSPEINRILALGSSVAVIGSIKAYSKNNSSDIIKHVAISRTLENEIPYILVGEMIEDENGDIIGSSPTFVTSVNSLVYKQAEEDDTVLYVETTVLLQESGSQDKLGKVGNLENIILGLCKNAKKMKGVERKRIVDKEKIEDN, translated from the coding sequence ATGCTCATAGGTTTACTTCATTTAAGATTAAAAGAAGCTAGTAGAAAAGCTAACATCGAGAAAGCTCGTAGACTAATAAAAGTGGCTAAAGAGAAAGGAGCTAAACTGGTAGTCCTTCCCTCATTATTTCCTATAGGGAATCTTTTTGAGGTCTATGAAAACGAGAAGAAATCTCGTAGTGTAATACGAAATTTAGCTGAGAAGATTCCAGGTTCTATAAGTGAAATGCTAATTAATTTAGCGATGGAGGGAGAAGTTCACTTAATGGCTGGTCCAATTTTAGAGCAAGCCGGTCCAAAAATATTTCTTACCAGTCTAATTATTTCACCTCAAGGTGAAATAATAGGTAAATATCGTAAAGTCATAATATCCGAGAAAGATACGAGGCTAGGAATATCTTCAGGAAAAGAGCCAATGTTCTTGTCATTAGACAAGCGATACGGAATTATATCAGAAGACGATTTGTTTTCGCCAGAAATAAATAGAATTTTGGCGTTAGGAAGCAGTGTTGCTGTTATTGGCTCAATTAAGGCATATTCAAAGAACAACAGTAGTGACATTATTAAACATGTAGCTATATCAAGAACTCTAGAAAACGAAATACCGTATATTTTAGTTGGTGAAATGATAGAGGACGAAAATGGAGATATTATAGGTAGTTCGCCAACTTTTGTTACCAGTGTGAACTCATTAGTGTACAAGCAAGCTGAAGAAGATGATACTGTATTATACGTCGAGACAACAGTGCTTCTACAGGAGAGCGGGAGTCAGGATAAATTAGGTAAAGTAGGTAATTTAGAAAATATTATATTAGGTCTTTGTAAAAACGCCAAGAAAATGAAAGGTGTAGAAAGAAAGAGGATTGTAGATAAAGAAAAGATAGAAGATAACTAA
- a CDS encoding deoxyribonucleotide triphosphate pyrophosphatase (HAM1-like protein;i t is suspected that this protein functions to remove nonstandard bases such as xanthine or inosine), with protein MKKEEKREIILVTSNENKFKEMNSMAQNSNVSLIWFNIPKVEIQADSLEEIVKFSAIIAYNQINRPLIVEDSGLFIEALNGFPGPYSNYVRRKIGMEGIIRLLEGEKNRKAYFSTVLAYVDSTQLKLFEGRVYGSISTEIRGTKGFGYDPIFIPDGVNLTFGEMSTEEKNKYSHRAIAFRKFIEYLATYTV; from the coding sequence TTGAAGAAAGAAGAAAAAAGAGAGATAATACTAGTCACGTCCAATGAGAATAAGTTCAAAGAAATGAATAGTATGGCTCAGAATTCTAACGTCTCACTAATATGGTTTAACATACCTAAGGTGGAGATTCAGGCTGATTCGCTAGAGGAGATTGTTAAATTTTCAGCAATTATAGCGTATAATCAAATCAATAGACCTTTGATTGTAGAAGATAGTGGATTATTTATAGAGGCTTTAAACGGATTTCCAGGACCTTATAGTAATTACGTCAGAAGAAAGATAGGGATGGAGGGGATTATTAGATTATTAGAAGGGGAAAAAAATAGAAAAGCATACTTCTCAACTGTATTAGCTTATGTTGATAGTACTCAACTAAAATTATTTGAGGGTAGAGTATATGGTAGTATTAGTACTGAAATAAGAGGAACCAAAGGGTTTGGATATGATCCTATATTTATACCAGATGGAGTAAACCTAACTTTTGGAGAAATGAGCACAGAAGAGAAGAATAAGTATTCCCATAGAGCTATAGCATTTAGAAAATTTATAGAATATTTAGCTACTTATACTGTTTAG